One segment of Carya illinoinensis cultivar Pawnee chromosome 1, C.illinoinensisPawnee_v1, whole genome shotgun sequence DNA contains the following:
- the LOC122306390 gene encoding esterase PIR7B-like isoform X1 has translation MDKSESKHFVLVHGACHGAWCWYKVASLLKSAGHKVTVLDLAASGIHPKQLHEVKSLSEYLEPLMEFMASPALTEEKVVLVGHSNGGLCISVAMEKFPERVSVAVYATAVMLGPDLSILTLGEEVFNRRLDSYMDAQFTFDEGENNPPTSLLWGPNVMASQFYQLSPPEDLTLAMSLVRPIRLFRDSSTLQKEANLSREKYGQVPRVYIICKKDNIMKEDFQRWMIENNPEPEVKVLAGSDHMVMFSQPKELCSYLLEIAEKYS, from the exons ATGGATAAGAGCGAGAGCAAGCACTTTGTGCTTGTGCATGGAGCGTGCCATGGAGCATGGTGTTGGTATAAGGTGGCAAGTTTGTTGAAATCCGCAGGTCATAAGGTCACAGTCCTGGACCTAGCTGCTTCTGGGATCCACCCAAAACAGTTGCATGAAGTAAAGTCACTTTCGGAATACCTCGAGCCTTTGATGGAATTCATGGCATCTCCGGCATTAACGGAGGAAAAGGTGGTCCTTGTCGGCCACAGCAATGGAGGTCTCTGCATATCTGTTGCCATGGAGAAGTTTCCTGAGAGAGTCTCTGTTGCAGTGTATGCCACCGCCGTTATGCTAGGTCCCGACTTGAGTATCTTGACGCTAGGCGAAGAAGTA TTCAACCGAAGACTGGATTCTTATATGGACGCGCAATTTACATTCGATGAAGGGGAAAACAACCCTCCTACCTCCCTTTTATGGGGTCCAAACGTCATGGCATCACAGTTTTACCAACTCTCCCCACCTGAG GATTTGACGCTTGCAATGTCATTGGTGAGACCTATTCGTCTCTTCCGGGATTCTTCAACATTGCAAAAAGAAGCAAATCTGAGCAGGGAGAAATACGGACAAGTTCCTAGAGTTTACATCATTTGTAAAAAAGACAATATTATGAAGGAGGATTTCCAAAGGTGGATGATTGAGAACAATCCAGAACCGGAGGTGAAGGTACTAGCCGGTTCCGATCACATGGTGATGTTCTCGCAACCGAAGGAGCTGTGCTCCTACCTCCTTGAAATTGCAGAGAAATATTCTTAA
- the LOC122306390 gene encoding esterase PIR7B-like isoform X2, giving the protein MDKSESKHFVLVHGACHGAWCWYKVASLLKSAGHKVTVLDLAASGIHPKQLHEVKSLSEYLEPLMEFMASPALTEEKVVLVGHSNGGLCISVAMEKFPERVSVAVYATAVMLGPDLSILTLGEEFNRRLDSYMDAQFTFDEGENNPPTSLLWGPNVMASQFYQLSPPEDLTLAMSLVRPIRLFRDSSTLQKEANLSREKYGQVPRVYIICKKDNIMKEDFQRWMIENNPEPEVKVLAGSDHMVMFSQPKELCSYLLEIAEKYS; this is encoded by the exons ATGGATAAGAGCGAGAGCAAGCACTTTGTGCTTGTGCATGGAGCGTGCCATGGAGCATGGTGTTGGTATAAGGTGGCAAGTTTGTTGAAATCCGCAGGTCATAAGGTCACAGTCCTGGACCTAGCTGCTTCTGGGATCCACCCAAAACAGTTGCATGAAGTAAAGTCACTTTCGGAATACCTCGAGCCTTTGATGGAATTCATGGCATCTCCGGCATTAACGGAGGAAAAGGTGGTCCTTGTCGGCCACAGCAATGGAGGTCTCTGCATATCTGTTGCCATGGAGAAGTTTCCTGAGAGAGTCTCTGTTGCAGTGTATGCCACCGCCGTTATGCTAGGTCCCGACTTGAGTATCTTGACGCTAGGCGAAGAA TTCAACCGAAGACTGGATTCTTATATGGACGCGCAATTTACATTCGATGAAGGGGAAAACAACCCTCCTACCTCCCTTTTATGGGGTCCAAACGTCATGGCATCACAGTTTTACCAACTCTCCCCACCTGAG GATTTGACGCTTGCAATGTCATTGGTGAGACCTATTCGTCTCTTCCGGGATTCTTCAACATTGCAAAAAGAAGCAAATCTGAGCAGGGAGAAATACGGACAAGTTCCTAGAGTTTACATCATTTGTAAAAAAGACAATATTATGAAGGAGGATTTCCAAAGGTGGATGATTGAGAACAATCCAGAACCGGAGGTGAAGGTACTAGCCGGTTCCGATCACATGGTGATGTTCTCGCAACCGAAGGAGCTGTGCTCCTACCTCCTTGAAATTGCAGAGAAATATTCTTAA
- the LOC122306387 gene encoding nuclear pore complex protein NUP58, giving the protein MAFSMFSTPQPQQQQQLFQPQAQTFQQSSPFFPQQQQQQQQQQLQLFQPPQQQQQQQQQFQQQQQQQQQQQHLFLFTNDKTPANYGTKWSDLHPESQKILLQIEERILEYRDESQRLDQCTRLYDSSVCNDAFEPDASRIVQELGGVSTAMERQKAVLQELMAVVKDMLRNTEVAIRSFMMLRPRFLHPNTGGASNVIAPSQAPGAAATSGMSGQMTATAIVPVFDFYSGVPRKPSPFLQQTVARFEKYLGECRQWIEELEQLLLLGSDKNSFNLGYSLLQSLPKVMSNVHDFFLHVAAKVESIHQYIESMKGAYLADQRRRGYGNDPFLEADRRETARQEAAAKRVHPTLHLPKNSLPSTQVAGLLASSGTYGTSTSQQTSAATTLASSGSGLSLFGTPTSAPSPVSSSLFATPTTSAPVSSLFGSSGATPQTSLFGASSGSLFGSASTPSLFTSTAPAFGSTTPSGGSLFSSPFASGAATGSGASFGAASKSSKPKSRTGRR; this is encoded by the exons ATGGCGTTTTCGATGTTTTCTACTCCGCAGCCACAACAACAGCAGCAGCTGTTTCAGCCTCAAGCTCAAACTTTTCAGCAGAGCAGTCCTTTTTTCCCGCAACAACAGCAAcagcaacagcaacaacaaTTGCAACTCTTCCAACCACCgcagcagcaacaacagcagcagcaacagtttcagcagcagcagcagcagcagcagcaacagcagCATTTGTTTCTGTTCACTAACGATAAAACTCCGGCGAATTATGGTACCAAGTGGTCGGATCTTCATCCTGAGTCCCAGAAAATTCTCCTTCAGATCGA GGAGCGGATATTGGAGTATAGAGATGAGAGCCAGAGGCTGGATCAGTGTACTCGTCTTTATGATTCTTCAGTTTGCAATGATGCATTCGAGCCTGATGCAAGCCGAATTGTTCAG GAGCTTGGGGGAGTTAGCACTGCCATGGAACGACAGAAAGCCGTGCTGCAGGAGCTGATGGCTGTTGTGAAAGATATGTTACGGAACACAGAGGTTGCAATTCGTTCTTTCATGATGCTACGCCCAAGGTTCCTTCATCCAAATACCGGAGGTGCTTCAAATGTCATTGCACCATCACAAGCTCCAGGAGCGGCAGCAACATCTGGTATGAGTGGTCAAATGACAGCAACTGCTATAGTGCCAGTTTTTGATTTCTACAGTGGGGTTCCAAGAAAACCATCCCCCTTTTTACAGCAAACAGTTGCCAGATTTGAGAAGTATCTTGGTGAGTGCCGCCAATGGATTGAAGAATTAGAGCAGCTTCTCCTCTTAGGTTCTGACAAGAACTCTTTCAATCTTGGATACTCATTGTTACAATCTCTTCCGAAAGTCATGTCAAATGTGCACGACTTTTTTCTTCACGTGGCTGCTAAG GTGGAGAGTATTCATCAGTATATTGAATCCATGAAAGGAGCTTATCTTGCTGATCAGCGCCGCCGAGGCTATGGGAATGATCCCTTTCTTGAAGCTGATAGGCGTGAAACAGCAAGACAGGAAGCTGCTGCTAAGAGAGTACATCCAACTTTGCATTTGCCTAAAAATTCACTACCATCAACACAAGTTGCAGGGTTGCTTGCCAGCTCCGGGACTTATGGGACATCAACTTCCCAACAGACATCTGCCGCGACCACATTGGCGTCATCAGGGAGTGGGTTGTCACTTTTTGGCACACCTACTTCTGCCCCTTCCCCTGTTTCATCTTCTCTGTTTGCGACACCAACCACTTCTGCTCCAGTATCCTCTCTATTCGGATCATCTGGTGCTACTCCACAGACATCCCTTTTTGGTGCTTCGTCAGGATCTTTATTCGGGTCTGCTTCTACTCCCTCTTTATTTACGAGTACCGCTCCAGCTTTTGGTTCTACCACTCCCTCTGGAGGTTCACTATTTTCATCACCATTTGCTTCAG GTGCTGCAACAGGTTCTGGGGCCAGCTTTGGGGCTGCATCA AAATCATCAAAACCAAAGTCTCGAACTGGTAGAAGGTAG
- the LOC122306405 gene encoding dof zinc finger protein DOF3.4-like, with product MPSDSSEHRRPTKPTHNTGAPPPEQEQLPCPRCDSTNTKFCYYNNYNFSQPRHFCKSCRRYWTQGGTLRDIPVGGGSRKNAKRSRTAIATSGAVSSTATSHADPLPATPVLVPLTHNHGSSVHFGAGINGGGPDGKGNVSVCGSFTSLLNTQGPGFLALGGFGLGVGPGFEEMGFGLSRGMWPFPGVGDGGGPGFVVGGNGGATGMGNTWQFESGESGFVGGDHCFSWPDLAISTPGNGLK from the coding sequence ATGCCTTCGGACTCCAGCGAGCACCGCAGGCCAACCAAGCCTACCCACAACACTGGAGCCCCACCACCCGAACAAGAGCAGCTTCCGTGCCCGCGTTGCGACTCCACCAACACCAAGTTTTGCTACTACAACAACTACAACTTCTCCCAGCCCCGTCACTTCTGCAAGTCCTGCCGCCGCTACTGGACTCAAGGCGGGACGCTCCGTGACATCCCCGTCGGTGGCGGTTCTCGCAAGAACGCCAAGCGTTCTCGCACCGCCATCGCCACTAGTGGTGCCGTATCTTCTACCGCTACCTCTCACGCCGATCCTTTGCCGGCCACCCCTGTTCTGGTACCTCTCACGCACAATCATGGATCTTCCGTACATTTTGGGGCTGGTATTAACGGCGGTGGGCCTGACGGGAAGGGAAATGTGAGCGTTTGTGGGAGTTTCACTTCCCTACTGAACACTCAGGGGCCGGGGTTTTTGGCGCTTGGTGGGTTTGGGCTCGGTGTAGGTCCCGGGTTTGAGGAAATGGGATTTGGGCTCAGCAGAGGGATGTGGCCTTTTCCCGGCGTGGGAGATGGTGGTGGTCCCGGCTTTGTAGTAGGTGGTAATGGTGGTGCAACGGGAATGGGGAACACGTGGCAGTTCGAGAGTGGCGAATCTGGGTTTGTCGGAGGAGATCATTGCTTTTCTTGGCCGGATTTGGCAATCTCAACCCCAGGAAATGGTCTCAAATGA